A portion of the Paenibacillus sp. PvR098 genome contains these proteins:
- a CDS encoding substrate-binding domain-containing protein, which translates to MISNRRNLAFSYFFTFLLLTGVMTGCGSTVQGTSTTTNSQEKGSIILATTTSTQDSGLLDSIIPAFVQKAGIQVKVVAVGTGQAIQLGKDGNADVLLVHARKSEDEFVASGFGVNAYDVMYNQFLIVGPKDDPAGIKGMATAPEAFKAIAMKKAAFISRGDDSGTHKKELSIWDGAAVKPEDPWYLSAGQGMGATLQMADEKNAYTLTDEATYLSRTANLVVLKEGDASLLNPYGVIQVKSTSKEKEVEQFIQFLVGTEGQKQIGEFGKADYGKGLFVPSAKKR; encoded by the coding sequence ATGATATCCAACAGACGAAATCTAGCGTTTTCTTATTTCTTCACCTTCCTGCTGCTGACAGGCGTGATGACGGGCTGCGGCAGCACCGTACAAGGAACCTCCACCACGACCAATTCCCAAGAAAAAGGATCCATAATACTGGCCACGACAACCAGCACTCAAGACTCGGGTCTATTGGATTCGATCATTCCTGCATTCGTACAAAAGGCCGGTATTCAAGTCAAGGTCGTTGCTGTCGGTACAGGACAAGCCATTCAATTAGGCAAGGACGGCAATGCCGACGTCCTCCTCGTTCATGCCCGAAAGTCGGAGGATGAATTTGTAGCCTCAGGTTTCGGCGTCAATGCTTATGATGTAATGTATAACCAGTTTCTGATTGTCGGACCTAAAGACGACCCTGCGGGTATTAAAGGCATGGCGACAGCACCCGAGGCTTTTAAAGCTATCGCTATGAAGAAAGCAGCCTTCATCTCCCGCGGTGACGATTCAGGAACCCACAAGAAGGAGCTGTCCATTTGGGATGGAGCAGCCGTCAAGCCTGAAGACCCGTGGTATCTGTCAGCAGGTCAAGGCATGGGGGCCACTCTTCAAATGGCGGATGAAAAGAACGCATATACACTCACAGATGAGGCGACTTATTTATCCCGTACAGCTAATCTTGTCGTCTTGAAGGAAGGGGACGCTTCCCTTCTCAATCCTTATGGGGTCATCCAAGTAAAATCTACAAGCAAAGAGAAGGAAGTAGAGCAATTTATCCAATTTTTAGTCGGAACAGAAGGCCAAAAGCAGATTGGAGAGTTCGGTAAGGCTGACTATGGAAAGGGCTTATTTGTCCCAAGTGCCAAAAAAAGATAG
- a CDS encoding ATP-binding cassette domain-containing protein: MKSIEIEHLTVSAGDRMLLSIPSAAFEEGSIYGIVGPSGAGKSTFLRVLNFLEKPHSGTLSFFGHRVDLTSLSHSKRLHLQRQMAFVAQKPVMFQTTVFENVALGLSYRRVAQSQKVKLVREALELVGLAAAEGRKATSLSGGEAQRIAIARALVLQPKLLLLDEPTSNLDPPNVFIIEQIITRIRQESSMTILMVTHHLQQAKRLSEYCLFLYQGQIVEQNVTQAFFESPQSEALQDFISGKMIY, from the coding sequence ATGAAATCCATAGAAATTGAACACCTCACCGTATCGGCCGGTGATCGCATGCTTCTATCCATTCCCTCAGCAGCTTTTGAAGAAGGCTCCATTTATGGCATTGTAGGACCCAGCGGCGCCGGTAAGAGCACTTTTTTGCGCGTATTGAACTTCCTTGAGAAGCCTCATTCGGGTACCTTATCCTTTTTTGGACACCGGGTGGATTTAACCTCCCTTTCCCATTCGAAGAGACTGCATTTACAAAGACAAATGGCTTTTGTCGCGCAAAAGCCCGTCATGTTTCAGACCACGGTTTTTGAGAACGTAGCGTTGGGGCTGAGCTATAGAAGAGTTGCCCAGAGCCAAAAAGTGAAGCTGGTAAGGGAAGCATTGGAGCTTGTAGGTCTTGCGGCTGCTGAGGGGCGTAAAGCCACCTCTCTCTCGGGGGGAGAAGCCCAGAGAATCGCAATTGCGCGCGCGCTGGTACTACAGCCGAAGCTCCTTCTGCTGGATGAGCCTACCTCTAATCTTGACCCGCCAAACGTATTTATTATTGAACAGATCATTACCCGAATTCGCCAGGAAAGCTCGATGACGATATTGATGGTTACCCACCATTTGCAGCAGGCCAAACGCTTGTCCGAGTATTGTCTATTTCTTTATCAGGGGCAAATCGTGGAACAAAACGTTACGCAAGCTTTTTTTGAATCCCCTCAAAGCGAAGCTCTTCAGGATTTTATCAGCGGCAAAATGATCTATTAA
- the glp gene encoding gephyrin-like molybdotransferase Glp, whose translation MKFFNVKTVDETIAIIEEQFAPIHEPVRISITEAVGRILAEDVYSKEQVPPFARSTVDGYAVQAKTTYGASESMPAFLDITGKIQMGKGAELPLFEGQAQYIPTGGMLPKGADSIVMIEHVEEMGELLNVYRQVAPGENIIRAGDDVGIGDQVIPKGSRLRPQDLGALAAIGVTEVAVYPVPTVGILSTGDEIVPPDKAELSPGEIRDINSVMIGSRLMQLGAKVIYGGIVHDEYGEFLTQAKALFDKVDVLLLSGGSSVGTRDYTVQVLEALGDPGVLVHGVATKPGKPTIVGNSQGKPVIGLPGHPVSALIMLDLLGVPILRQLQGESKDILDRRIRARISRNVPSAVGRSDYIRVRLEERDDELWAVPVFGKSGLVTTMVESDGIMEITANKEGIIEGEQVKIKLFGNAL comes from the coding sequence ATGAAATTTTTCAATGTAAAAACCGTAGATGAAACGATAGCCATCATCGAAGAGCAATTTGCTCCCATACATGAACCCGTTCGAATTTCAATCACAGAGGCGGTGGGCCGCATCCTCGCAGAGGATGTGTATTCCAAGGAACAGGTACCTCCATTTGCAAGATCTACGGTCGACGGTTATGCGGTTCAGGCGAAAACAACCTACGGCGCATCCGAGTCTATGCCTGCTTTTCTTGACATCACAGGAAAAATTCAGATGGGCAAGGGAGCAGAACTCCCGCTCTTTGAGGGTCAGGCTCAATATATTCCTACAGGAGGCATGCTGCCGAAGGGGGCCGATAGCATTGTCATGATTGAGCACGTTGAAGAGATGGGAGAGCTGCTTAATGTTTACCGCCAGGTGGCACCGGGGGAGAATATCATCCGTGCAGGCGACGACGTAGGAATCGGGGATCAAGTCATACCCAAAGGAAGCAGACTGCGGCCACAGGATTTGGGCGCATTAGCGGCGATCGGTGTCACGGAGGTTGCGGTATATCCCGTCCCGACCGTCGGTATTCTTTCTACCGGAGATGAAATTGTTCCTCCAGACAAAGCGGAGCTTTCCCCGGGCGAGATACGTGATATCAATAGTGTCATGATTGGCTCTCGATTAATGCAGCTTGGTGCCAAAGTGATTTATGGGGGCATCGTTCATGATGAATATGGTGAATTTTTAACACAAGCCAAAGCTTTATTTGACAAAGTCGATGTTCTTCTCCTATCTGGTGGAAGCTCGGTAGGAACACGGGATTATACCGTTCAAGTACTTGAGGCGTTAGGGGATCCGGGGGTGCTGGTGCATGGAGTGGCTACGAAGCCTGGCAAGCCGACGATTGTCGGAAATTCGCAAGGAAAACCTGTTATTGGACTGCCAGGACATCCGGTGTCCGCTTTGATCATGTTAGATTTGCTGGGCGTTCCTATCTTAAGACAGCTGCAAGGCGAATCGAAAGATATCCTGGATAGAAGGATTAGGGCACGTATCTCCCGCAATGTTCCTTCAGCCGTAGGCCGAAGCGACTATATCCGGGTACGTCTTGAAGAGCGCGATGACGAGCTTTGGGCCGTACCTGTATTTGGCAAATCGGGACTCGTCACAACGATGGTCGAAAGTGACGGAATTATGGAAATCACAGCGAACAAAGAAGGCATTATAGAAGGGGAACAGGTAAAAATCAAACTGTTTGGCAATGCACTCTAA
- the moaA gene encoding GTP 3',8-cyclase MoaA, which produces MQKPTHPIVDKLQRPLRDLRLSVTDQCNFRCRYCMPEEIFGPDFTFLPKEKLLTFEELTRISRIFVSLGVEKVRITGGEPLMRKDLPMLIHMIQGIDGVRDIAMTTNGSLLAKHAQALKEAGLHRVTVSLDSLDDIRFGQMNGRRFKVSHVLEGIEAAAAAGLKVKVNMVVQKGTNDQDVLPMARYFREQGHILRFIEYMDVGNSNGWRLDQVLPSQDIVQRIHQEMPLEPVEPNHYGEVASRYRYVGEDCEIGLISSVTQAFCSTCTRIRVSAEGKLYSCLFASAGTDLRDPLREGLSDQEIRELITDYWSHRADRYSEERLSNTPGLKKRKKVEMSHIGG; this is translated from the coding sequence ATGCAGAAACCAACTCATCCGATTGTTGACAAGTTACAACGCCCTCTTCGTGACTTGCGCTTGTCCGTTACGGATCAATGTAATTTCCGCTGCCGGTATTGCATGCCGGAAGAAATATTTGGGCCTGATTTCACCTTCCTCCCTAAAGAAAAGCTTCTCACTTTTGAAGAATTGACTCGCATTTCCCGGATCTTTGTATCTCTGGGTGTGGAGAAAGTGCGGATCACCGGAGGGGAGCCGCTCATGCGCAAAGATCTTCCTATGCTCATTCACATGATCCAAGGGATCGATGGAGTCAGGGATATTGCGATGACGACCAATGGCTCTTTGCTGGCTAAGCACGCGCAAGCTCTGAAGGAAGCCGGGCTGCACCGGGTAACGGTAAGTCTGGATAGCCTGGACGATATCCGGTTTGGACAGATGAACGGCCGCCGATTTAAGGTATCCCATGTACTTGAAGGAATCGAAGCGGCTGCAGCAGCGGGCTTGAAAGTGAAAGTGAATATGGTGGTTCAAAAGGGAACAAACGATCAGGATGTGCTTCCCATGGCCAGGTATTTTCGGGAGCAAGGGCACATTCTGCGTTTTATTGAATACATGGACGTAGGCAATTCCAATGGATGGAGACTGGATCAGGTGCTTCCCAGTCAAGATATCGTCCAGAGAATCCATCAGGAAATGCCGCTTGAACCGGTCGAGCCTAATCATTACGGTGAGGTGGCCTCACGCTATCGCTATGTAGGGGAGGATTGCGAGATCGGTTTGATTTCTTCGGTCACTCAAGCTTTTTGCTCCACATGCACGAGGATAAGAGTTTCTGCGGAAGGGAAGCTGTACAGCTGCCTGTTCGCTTCTGCCGGGACGGATCTGCGAGATCCCTTGCGGGAGGGCTTAAGCGATCAGGAGATTCGGGAGTTAATCACGGATTATTGGAGTCATCGAGCGGATCGGTATTCCGAAGAAAGGCTTTCCAACACGCCTGGGCTTAAGAAAAGAAAGAAAGTGGAAATGTCTCATATAGGCGGGTAA
- a CDS encoding molybdopterin biosynthesis protein: protein MRKIYLEDTPLQDAQREFLEKITFERKIESVRTSEALGRVTAEPVYAKVSMPNYHASAMDGVAVPAVKTHGADEKNPVRLQRGVDYEIVDTGDPIPHGFDAVIMIEHIHQVDEDTIEILESVAPWQHIRPIGEDVVVGEMIVPAHHALRAVDLGALLAGGRVEVTVLCRPKVAIIPTGTELIEPRDAVGRGEIVEFNGTVFASYLKEWGAEPIYFGIVKDEYETIKEKVLEAAQIADIVILNAGSSAGTEDFTVHVITEIGQVFTHGVATRPGKPSITGVVNRTPVIGVPGYPVSAYLSLEWFARPLVYHYYGLIEPKRNILPVKLGRRVVSDVGADDFVRMTVGYINGSYIANPLTRAAGVTMSMVRADGLLRIPGGHMGYEQGEVVELELYRPKEQIERTTVVTGSHDLSVDVLHTLLRKEHPDRFLVSSHVGSMSGILAIQKGEAHAAGIHLFDEETGAYNVPFIEKYLKDQEVVLVQLVYREQGWIVPKGNPLGIQSVADIIKPQVTYINRQRGAGTRLLFDYLLKKEDIDRNTIYGYDREAINHLSIAAAVDGGSADVGLGIYSAAHAMGLDFIPVAEERYDLLMSKSFYDSLEGQMLLHVIRSDTFKMEMEALGGYSCRESGQIVFAK from the coding sequence ATGCGAAAAATATATCTGGAAGACACTCCGCTTCAGGATGCGCAGCGTGAATTTTTGGAAAAGATCACGTTCGAAAGAAAGATAGAGAGTGTCCGGACAAGTGAAGCTTTAGGGAGAGTCACGGCTGAGCCCGTGTATGCTAAGGTATCGATGCCGAATTATCATGCTTCCGCTATGGATGGCGTCGCCGTTCCGGCAGTAAAGACTCATGGAGCGGATGAAAAGAATCCCGTTCGTCTTCAGCGGGGTGTGGATTATGAAATCGTTGATACTGGAGATCCGATCCCTCACGGGTTCGATGCCGTTATCATGATCGAGCATATCCATCAAGTGGATGAAGATACGATTGAGATTCTTGAATCGGTAGCGCCTTGGCAGCATATCCGTCCCATTGGCGAGGACGTAGTGGTGGGGGAAATGATCGTTCCGGCTCACCATGCTCTGCGTGCGGTGGACTTAGGAGCGCTTTTGGCAGGGGGAAGGGTAGAGGTTACTGTTCTCTGTAGGCCGAAGGTAGCGATCATTCCAACAGGCACCGAGCTTATCGAACCGCGAGACGCCGTTGGGCGCGGAGAGATTGTTGAATTTAACGGAACTGTTTTTGCCTCTTATCTCAAGGAATGGGGAGCCGAGCCGATTTATTTCGGGATTGTGAAGGACGAGTACGAGACCATTAAAGAAAAAGTACTCGAAGCGGCTCAGATCGCCGATATTGTTATTCTTAATGCAGGCTCTTCCGCGGGAACAGAGGATTTTACAGTGCATGTCATCACAGAAATAGGCCAAGTCTTTACCCACGGAGTAGCGACTAGACCGGGTAAGCCTTCCATTACAGGCGTAGTAAACAGGACGCCGGTTATTGGAGTGCCGGGGTATCCCGTTTCGGCCTATCTATCTCTCGAATGGTTCGCGCGGCCGTTGGTTTATCATTATTACGGCTTGATCGAGCCCAAACGGAACATTCTTCCGGTTAAGCTCGGGAGAAGAGTGGTCTCCGACGTAGGAGCGGACGATTTCGTACGAATGACGGTCGGGTACATTAATGGATCTTATATCGCTAACCCATTGACCCGCGCGGCGGGAGTCACGATGTCGATGGTGCGTGCGGACGGCTTGCTTCGAATACCGGGAGGGCACATGGGCTACGAGCAAGGGGAAGTGGTAGAGCTCGAGCTGTATCGTCCAAAAGAGCAAATCGAACGAACAACGGTGGTTACCGGAAGCCATGACCTGTCTGTTGACGTGCTGCATACACTGCTGCGCAAAGAACATCCAGATCGTTTCCTGGTATCGTCTCACGTGGGAAGCATGAGCGGAATCCTCGCCATTCAAAAAGGAGAGGCCCATGCGGCAGGCATCCACTTATTTGATGAGGAAACGGGAGCCTACAACGTTCCTTTTATAGAAAAGTATTTAAAAGATCAGGAAGTCGTTCTGGTTCAACTGGTTTATCGTGAACAAGGATGGATCGTTCCCAAAGGAAACCCCTTGGGAATCCAATCCGTTGCAGATATCATCAAGCCACAGGTGACGTATATCAATCGGCAGCGAGGAGCCGGGACGAGGCTGTTGTTTGATTATCTCCTCAAAAAAGAAGACATCGATCGCAATACGATTTACGGTTACGACAGGGAAGCCATCAATCACCTTAGCATTGCTGCGGCTGTGGACGGCGGTTCGGCGGATGTGGGGTTGGGAATTTATTCTGCTGCTCACGCGATGGGCCTGGATTTTATCCCCGTCGCAGAAGAGCGTTACGACCTCTTGATGTCGAAAAGCTTTTACGATAGTCTAGAAGGACAAATGCTATTGCATGTGATTCGCTCCGACACGTTCAAAATGGAGATGGAAGCTTTAGGAGGTTACAGCTGTCGAGAATCCGGGCAGATCGTGTTTGCAAAGTAA
- a CDS encoding ubiquitin-like small modifier protein 1 — translation MKVKLFANFRDICLDKVVEVPSPDGSSVIQVLDDLIKLYPAMDDEVFDHERKLKPFVHVFINGRNIIHLDGLNTPVSGQDQFALFPPVAGG, via the coding sequence ATGAAGGTCAAACTATTTGCTAATTTTCGCGATATTTGCTTGGACAAAGTTGTTGAAGTGCCTTCCCCTGACGGAAGCTCTGTCATTCAAGTGCTCGATGATTTAATCAAGCTTTATCCCGCCATGGATGATGAGGTATTTGATCATGAGAGAAAACTCAAGCCCTTCGTCCATGTGTTTATCAATGGCAGAAATATCATTCATTTGGATGGATTGAATACACCCGTAAGTGGTCAAGACCAATTTGCTCTCTTCCCCCCTGTAGCAGGAGGATAA
- a CDS encoding ABC transporter permease produces the protein MQVSTIAIIVGMLIGIPCGAFLGLYSFPGKRLIIILVFTFMGLPPVLIGVIVYIMLSKYGLLGFLQLLFTPEAMIIAQSILVTPIITGLTMSAIQARERTYWETAKSLGATPLQLVWTILKEARSGIWSGISTAYGRAISEVGAVMLVGGNIEHETRVMTTAIILETRKGSFDVALQIGIVLLLISFVFNSFLVAGALQNLNNGRDKPR, from the coding sequence ATCCAGGTATCTACCATTGCCATTATCGTCGGGATGCTTATTGGCATTCCATGCGGAGCATTTCTAGGACTGTACTCCTTTCCGGGAAAGCGCTTGATTATCATTCTAGTTTTTACTTTCATGGGACTCCCTCCCGTTCTCATTGGCGTCATCGTTTATATTATGCTGTCCAAGTATGGGCTGCTCGGATTTCTCCAGCTGCTGTTCACTCCCGAGGCTATGATCATCGCGCAGAGCATTCTGGTCACCCCCATCATCACGGGACTTACGATGTCCGCCATTCAAGCACGGGAAAGAACGTATTGGGAAACGGCCAAAAGCCTAGGCGCCACTCCTTTACAGCTGGTATGGACGATCCTGAAAGAAGCCAGAAGCGGAATATGGTCAGGGATTTCCACAGCTTATGGCCGTGCGATATCGGAAGTAGGAGCGGTCATGCTCGTTGGTGGGAACATCGAGCACGAGACTCGGGTGATGACTACCGCCATCATTCTGGAGACCCGGAAAGGCAGCTTCGACGTTGCTTTGCAAATCGGCATTGTTCTTCTGCTTATTAGCTTTGTTTTTAACAGCTTTCTCGTTGCGGGCGCGCTGCAAAACCTGAACAACGGGAGGGACAAACCTCGATGA
- a CDS encoding ThiF family adenylyltransferase → MEPNHNARYSRQILFPPIGPSGQEKLSGSRVAIVGLGALGTVLANHMVRSGVGYVRFIDRDFVEESNLQRQMLYDEGDAKNHTPKAVAAADKLKKVNSSVTIEPIVGDVHSYNAEKLLSDVDIILDGTDNFQIRYLLNDVAIKHRIPWVYGGAVSSRGMFAAIRPFVTPCYRCLFPDPPSGRGDTCDTVGVIGPIIHVVASYQAAEALKLMVGADQHLNPYLEQFELWSNRHMQMDISQGKHPECPACGKGEFEFLYPAADDQEVFTALCGRDTVQITPRGQRTVNLEEEENVLRRIGKVERNPFLLRFHVDDYTLVLFKDGRVLVQGTQDIAMAKSLYAKYMGH, encoded by the coding sequence ATGGAACCCAATCATAACGCCCGCTATTCGCGGCAAATTCTGTTTCCTCCCATCGGTCCATCGGGGCAAGAGAAGCTATCGGGCAGCCGGGTTGCCATCGTCGGGTTAGGCGCGCTTGGTACGGTGCTGGCGAACCATATGGTCCGCAGCGGGGTTGGGTATGTACGATTCATCGACCGCGATTTCGTGGAGGAAAGCAACCTTCAAAGGCAAATGCTTTATGACGAAGGGGATGCTAAGAACCATACGCCGAAAGCGGTCGCCGCTGCGGACAAACTGAAAAAAGTGAATTCGTCGGTGACCATCGAGCCCATTGTTGGGGATGTTCATTCCTATAATGCGGAAAAACTGCTTAGTGACGTAGACATCATTTTGGACGGAACAGATAATTTTCAAATTCGATACCTTCTGAATGACGTTGCGATCAAGCACCGGATTCCGTGGGTTTACGGCGGCGCGGTTAGCTCAAGAGGCATGTTTGCGGCCATCCGGCCTTTTGTAACTCCCTGTTACCGCTGCCTGTTTCCCGATCCTCCGTCCGGCAGAGGGGACACCTGTGACACCGTAGGCGTCATTGGACCGATCATCCATGTCGTTGCTTCCTATCAAGCGGCAGAAGCCTTAAAGCTTATGGTGGGCGCAGACCAGCATTTGAACCCTTACCTGGAGCAATTCGAGCTGTGGTCGAACCGGCATATGCAGATGGATATCAGCCAAGGTAAGCATCCGGAGTGTCCTGCTTGCGGTAAAGGTGAATTCGAGTTTCTCTATCCTGCTGCGGACGACCAAGAGGTATTTACAGCTTTATGCGGCAGAGATACGGTTCAGATCACCCCCAGAGGCCAACGAACGGTAAATCTGGAAGAAGAGGAGAATGTATTGCGCAGGATCGGAAAAGTGGAGCGCAATCCTTTTCTCCTTCGGTTTCATGTCGACGATTATACGCTGGTTTTGTTTAAAGACGGTCGAGTGCTGGTGCAGGGAACTCAGGACATCGCCATGGCCAAATCTTTGTACGCTAAATATATGGGTCATTAA
- a CDS encoding aldehyde ferredoxin oxidoreductase family protein produces MNLGGFKNKEVVVDLTSGTISYRQINEELARKYIGGRGLGVKYLLDNGPEVEALSPENMLCIMTGPVSGSRTVMSGRLCVVTKSPLTGTVTDSHMGGWTAARLKWSGVDNIIVTGKSDKPVYLYIENGKAELRDANDVWGKGTRPTIQTMKDRYGKENLSVMCIGQAGENLVRYAGFMNENDRSAGRGGTGAVAGYKNLKAIVIKAEQKGNMPVPARDEDYKQANQNGLKAVMEGGLTAPKKGGLSVYGTNVLTSLINEVGALPTMNSQYTHWDASDGHSGETVNSTLLVADNTCHACPVACKKEVEVKEGKYKTKVESFEYESGWALGANCGLSDAAAISYMINMCNEYGMDTIELGNVLSVTMEAVQKGLLSENLSWGDADRMIELVEQMVFRQGIGDILAEGPTRAAAKFGDPNLAMAVKGQSIPAYDPRGIQGIGLGFATSNRGACHLRGYTVASEIAGIPEPTDRLVAEGKGELLKVFQDLHSFSDSMNVCKFSSFSENADNYAQQYSAMTGVDVTSDDVLKIGERIYNLERYYNNLAGFNKREDDYLPKRFTEEPATGNSAGSVSRMDIMLDEYYQVRGWVDGVVPAEKLKELEII; encoded by the coding sequence ATGAACTTAGGCGGTTTCAAGAACAAAGAGGTAGTGGTCGATTTAACATCCGGAACAATTAGCTACCGACAGATTAATGAGGAATTGGCAAGGAAATATATCGGCGGTCGGGGCCTTGGAGTAAAGTATCTTTTAGATAACGGCCCGGAAGTGGAAGCGCTCTCTCCCGAAAATATGCTTTGTATTATGACGGGTCCCGTGTCAGGATCGAGAACCGTAATGAGCGGCAGGCTTTGCGTAGTTACCAAATCACCGCTCACAGGTACCGTTACCGATTCCCATATGGGAGGATGGACAGCAGCGAGGCTCAAATGGTCCGGCGTGGACAATATCATTGTCACCGGCAAGAGCGACAAGCCTGTATATCTTTATATCGAGAACGGTAAGGCAGAGCTTAGAGATGCCAACGATGTATGGGGAAAAGGGACACGACCTACAATTCAGACGATGAAAGACAGATATGGAAAAGAAAATCTCAGCGTGATGTGTATCGGTCAGGCCGGGGAAAACCTGGTACGCTATGCCGGCTTCATGAACGAGAACGACCGTTCGGCAGGTCGCGGTGGAACAGGGGCCGTTGCAGGTTACAAAAATCTGAAAGCGATTGTCATCAAGGCCGAGCAAAAAGGAAACATGCCGGTTCCTGCTAGAGATGAAGATTATAAGCAAGCGAATCAGAACGGACTCAAGGCGGTCATGGAAGGCGGACTTACCGCTCCCAAGAAAGGCGGGCTCTCCGTCTACGGCACGAACGTGCTTACGAGTCTCATTAATGAAGTCGGAGCTTTGCCGACCATGAACTCGCAGTATACGCATTGGGACGCTTCCGATGGCCACAGCGGAGAGACAGTCAATTCGACGTTATTGGTTGCGGACAACACCTGTCATGCCTGTCCCGTGGCCTGTAAGAAGGAAGTTGAAGTGAAAGAAGGCAAGTACAAGACAAAGGTAGAAAGCTTTGAATATGAATCAGGCTGGGCACTGGGTGCGAACTGCGGATTAAGTGATGCAGCCGCGATCTCCTATATGATTAACATGTGTAATGAATATGGGATGGATACCATTGAACTGGGGAATGTTCTTTCTGTTACCATGGAGGCTGTTCAAAAGGGGCTCCTCTCTGAGAATCTCTCATGGGGCGATGCGGATCGTATGATTGAGCTGGTAGAGCAGATGGTCTTCCGTCAAGGCATCGGTGACATCCTGGCAGAGGGACCGACACGTGCAGCTGCGAAGTTCGGTGATCCGAATTTGGCTATGGCTGTAAAGGGTCAATCGATTCCGGCTTACGATCCTCGAGGTATCCAAGGGATCGGCCTTGGCTTTGCCACAAGCAATCGGGGAGCCTGTCACCTTCGCGGTTATACCGTAGCCAGTGAGATTGCGGGAATTCCGGAGCCTACGGACCGTCTCGTGGCTGAAGGGAAAGGTGAATTGTTGAAGGTATTCCAGGATCTTCACTCCTTCTCCGATTCGATGAACGTATGTAAGTTCTCTTCCTTCTCGGAGAATGCCGATAACTATGCGCAGCAGTACTCTGCGATGACAGGTGTAGATGTTACCAGTGATGATGTATTGAAAATCGGAGAGAGAATCTACAATCTGGAGCGGTACTATAATAATCTCGCCGGCTTTAATAAGCGCGAGGACGATTACCTGCCTAAACGCTTCACGGAAGAGCCTGCTACAGGGAACAGTGCAGGATCGGTAAGCCGGATGGATATCATGCTTGACGAGTATTATCAGGTTCGTGGTTGGGTGGATGGAGTCGTTCCGGCAGAAAAGCTGAAAGAATTAGAAATCATCTAA